A section of the Pseudomonas prosekii genome encodes:
- the ssuE gene encoding NADPH-dependent FMN reductase — translation MLVVSLGGSPSQRSRSGVLLERSQRWLQERGVEVVSYQVRDFPAEDLLHARFDSPKVIDLLQQIANADGLLIATPVYKASFSGALKTVLDLLPERALDHKVVLPMATGGSIAHMLAVDYALKPVLSALKAQEMLHGIFAVDSQIAYAEGSAQAQLAPELEQRLDESLELFLSAMARRPKPIDPNLLNERLLSARWSI, via the coding sequence ATGCTGGTCGTCTCACTCGGTGGCAGCCCCAGCCAACGCTCCCGTTCCGGGGTGCTGCTGGAACGCTCGCAACGCTGGTTGCAGGAACGCGGTGTGGAAGTGGTGAGTTATCAGGTACGGGACTTCCCGGCCGAAGACTTGCTGCACGCACGCTTCGACAGCCCCAAGGTGATCGACCTGTTGCAGCAGATTGCCAACGCCGATGGCCTGCTGATCGCCACGCCGGTCTACAAAGCGTCGTTCTCTGGCGCGCTGAAAACCGTGCTCGATCTGCTGCCCGAGCGCGCGCTGGATCACAAAGTGGTGTTGCCAATGGCAACTGGCGGCAGCATCGCACACATGCTGGCGGTGGATTACGCGCTCAAACCGGTGCTGTCAGCACTGAAGGCGCAGGAAATGCTCCACGGGATTTTCGCCGTCGACAGCCAGATTGCTTACGCCGAGGGCAGTGCCCAGGCGCAACTGGCGCCGGAGCTGGAACAACGTCTGGATGAATCGCTGGAACTGTTTCTCAGCGCCATGGCGCGCCGACCGAAACCGATCGACCCGAACCTGCTCAACGAACGTTTATTAAGTGCTCGCTGGAGCATTTAA
- a CDS encoding sulfonate ABC transporter substrate-binding protein: MRTVILRRGLVALFAAAVTFGAITQAQALSSHEGVLRIGYQKYGTLVLLKAKGTLEKRLAAQGVDVQWTEFPGGPQLLEGLNVGSIDFGVTGETPPVFAQAAGADLLYVAYEPPAPHSEAILVPKDSPIKSVADLKGKKVALNKGSNVHYLLVRALEDAGLKYTDIQTVFLPPADARAAFERGSVDAWVIWDPYQAAAEQQLQAHTLRDGQGIVDNHQFYLATKPYAQKNPEVIKTLIEEVRAVGEWSKANPEDVTKQVSPLLGLPADITLTSVKRQGYGALFLTPEVVAAQQKIADSFYQLKLIPKPLSIKDVIWTPPAAVAKAQ; the protein is encoded by the coding sequence ATGCGCACTGTCATTTTGCGTCGTGGTCTGGTCGCTCTGTTTGCAGCGGCTGTGACCTTCGGCGCCATTACCCAAGCACAAGCGCTTTCTTCCCATGAAGGCGTCCTGCGAATCGGCTATCAAAAGTACGGCACCCTGGTGCTGCTCAAAGCCAAAGGCACCTTGGAAAAACGCCTCGCCGCGCAAGGTGTGGACGTGCAATGGACTGAATTCCCCGGCGGCCCGCAGTTGCTCGAAGGCCTGAACGTCGGCTCGATCGACTTCGGCGTCACTGGCGAAACGCCGCCGGTATTCGCTCAGGCCGCTGGTGCCGATCTGCTCTACGTTGCCTACGAACCACCGGCGCCGCACAGCGAAGCGATCCTGGTGCCGAAGGACTCGCCGATCAAATCGGTGGCCGACCTCAAGGGCAAAAAAGTCGCCCTCAACAAAGGCTCGAACGTCCACTACCTGCTGGTGCGCGCACTCGAAGACGCCGGGCTCAAATACACCGACATCCAGACTGTCTTCCTGCCACCCGCCGATGCCCGCGCGGCGTTCGAACGCGGCAGTGTCGATGCGTGGGTGATCTGGGACCCGTACCAGGCCGCCGCCGAACAGCAACTGCAAGCGCACACCCTGCGCGATGGCCAGGGCATCGTCGACAACCATCAGTTCTACCTCGCGACCAAGCCCTACGCGCAGAAAAATCCTGAAGTGATCAAGACCCTCATCGAAGAAGTGCGCGCGGTCGGTGAATGGTCCAAAGCCAATCCTGAAGATGTGACCAAACAGGTCTCGCCGCTGCTCGGCTTGCCGGCGGACATCACCCTGACTTCGGTCAAGCGCCAGGGCTACGGCGCGCTGTTCCTGACCCCGGAAGTGGTCGCTGCGCAACAGAAAATCGCCGACAGCTTCTATCAGCTCAAGCTGATTCCCAAGCCGTTGAGCATCAAAGACGTGATCTGGACGCCACCGGCAGCCGTTGCCAAAGCGCAGTAA
- the ssuC gene encoding aliphatic sulfonate ABC transporter permease SsuC, whose amino-acid sequence MKRIIHNLAPWALPVLLLAVWQLSVSAGWLSTRILPAPIAVIEAGVSLVRSGEIWTHLAISGWRAALGFTIGGSIGLVLGFITGLSKWGERLLDSSVQMVRNVPHLALIPLVILWFGIDESAKIFLVALGTLFPIYLNTYHGIRNVDPALVEMARSYGLSGFSLFRQVILPGALPSILVGVRFALGFMWLTLIVAETISASSGIGYLAMNAREFLQTDVVVLAILLYAVLGKLADLAARGLERVWLRWHPAYQVAKGGAA is encoded by the coding sequence ATGAAGAGAATTATCCACAACCTTGCGCCGTGGGCGTTGCCGGTGTTGCTGCTGGCGGTGTGGCAGTTGTCGGTGTCGGCGGGCTGGTTGTCGACGCGGATTCTGCCGGCGCCGATTGCAGTGATCGAGGCCGGCGTCAGTCTGGTGCGCAGTGGTGAAATCTGGACGCACCTGGCCATCAGCGGCTGGCGCGCGGCCCTCGGTTTTACCATCGGCGGCAGCATCGGTCTGGTGCTCGGTTTCATCACCGGCCTGTCGAAGTGGGGCGAACGCTTGCTCGACAGTTCGGTGCAAATGGTCCGCAACGTGCCGCACCTGGCGCTGATTCCGCTGGTGATCCTGTGGTTCGGCATCGACGAGTCGGCGAAGATCTTTCTGGTGGCGCTGGGCACGTTGTTCCCGATTTACCTCAACACGTATCACGGCATCCGCAACGTCGATCCGGCGCTGGTAGAGATGGCGCGCAGTTATGGCTTGAGCGGTTTCAGCCTGTTCCGGCAGGTGATTCTGCCGGGCGCGTTGCCGTCGATTCTGGTTGGCGTGCGTTTCGCGCTGGGCTTCATGTGGCTGACGCTGATCGTCGCGGAAACCATTTCCGCGAGTTCCGGCATCGGTTATCTGGCGATGAACGCGCGCGAATTCCTGCAGACCGACGTCGTGGTTTTGGCGATTTTGCTGTACGCGGTGCTCGGCAAACTTGCCGACCTCGCCGCCCGTGGACTTGAACGTGTGTGGCTGCGCTGGCATCCGGCGTATCAAGTCGCCAAGGGAGGTGCCGCATGA
- a CDS encoding TOBE domain-containing protein, whose translation MTIKAINVRNQFKGSIKEIVLGDVLSEIDVQTASGIVTSVITTRSVKELELVVGSEVIAFVKSTEVSIAKL comes from the coding sequence ATGACTATCAAAGCCATCAACGTTCGTAACCAGTTCAAAGGCTCGATCAAGGAAATCGTCCTGGGTGACGTGTTGTCGGAAATCGACGTGCAAACCGCGTCCGGCATCGTCACTTCGGTGATCACCACGCGTTCGGTGAAAGAGCTGGAACTGGTGGTCGGCAGCGAAGTAATCGCCTTCGTCAAATCCACCGAAGTGTCGATCGCCAAGTTGTAA
- the ssuB gene encoding aliphatic sulfonates ABC transporter ATP-binding protein, which yields MTAQHTAQHTAQQPPRLLRGIPLVVRKLQKTFGARQVLREIDLHIPAGQFVAVVGRSGCGKSTLLRLLAGLDKPTGGELLAGSAPLSEAREDTRLMFQEARLLPWKKVIDNVGLGLGGDWRPKALEALESVGLADRANEWPAALSGGQKQRVALARALIHQPRLLLLDEPLGALDALTRIEMQQLIERLWQKHGFTVLLVTHDVSEAVAIADRVILIEDGEVGLDLHVELPRPRVRGSHRLAALETEVLNRVLSLPGEPPEPEPVSPLPTQLRWAQ from the coding sequence ATGACTGCTCAACACACCGCTCAACACACTGCTCAACAACCCCCACGCCTGCTGCGCGGAATTCCGCTGGTGGTGCGCAAGCTGCAAAAGACTTTCGGCGCGCGGCAAGTGCTGCGCGAGATTGACCTGCACATTCCGGCCGGGCAATTCGTTGCTGTAGTCGGGCGCAGCGGCTGCGGCAAAAGTACCTTGCTGCGCTTGCTCGCCGGCCTCGACAAACCTACCGGCGGCGAACTGCTGGCCGGTTCGGCGCCGCTCAGCGAGGCCCGCGAAGACACGCGATTGATGTTCCAGGAAGCGCGTTTGCTGCCGTGGAAAAAAGTCATCGACAACGTCGGCCTCGGGCTCGGCGGCGACTGGCGGCCCAAAGCCCTGGAAGCACTGGAATCGGTTGGCCTGGCGGACCGCGCCAATGAGTGGCCAGCGGCGCTGTCCGGTGGCCAGAAGCAACGCGTGGCGCTGGCCCGCGCGCTGATCCACCAACCGCGTTTGTTGCTGCTGGACGAACCGCTGGGCGCCCTCGATGCGCTGACCCGAATCGAGATGCAGCAACTGATCGAACGGCTCTGGCAAAAACACGGCTTTACCGTGTTGCTGGTGACTCACGACGTCAGCGAAGCGGTGGCGATTGCCGACCGGGTGATCCTGATCGAGGACGGCGAAGTCGGCCTCGACCTTCACGTCGAACTGCCACGCCCGCGTGTGCGCGGCTCGCATCGGCTGGCGGCGCTGGAAACCGAAGTACTCAACCGCGTGTTGTCGCTCCCCGGCGAGCCACCGGAACCGGAACCCGTTTCACCATTGCCCACGCAATTGCGTTGGGCGCAATAG
- the ssuD gene encoding FMNH2-dependent alkanesulfonate monooxygenase — translation MSLNIFWFLPTHGDGHYLGTAEGARAVDHGYLQQIAQAADRLGFGGVLIPTGRSCEDSWLVAASLIPVTQRLKFLVALRPGIISPTVAARQAATLDRLSGGRALFNLVTGGDPDELAGDGLFLSHEERYQASVEFTRIWRRVLEGETVDYDGQHISVKGAKLLYPPIQQPRPPLYFGGSSEAAQDLAAEQVEMVLTWGEPPAAVAEKIAQVRAKAAKLGRTVRFGIRLHVIVRETNAEAWAAADRLISHVDDETIARAQASLSRFDSVGQQRMAALHGGSRDNLEVSPSLWAGVGLVRGGAGTALVGDGPTVAARMKEYADLGIDTFIFSGYPHLEEAYRVAELLFPHIDVQRPEQPQGANFVSPFGEMVANDILPKAASQS, via the coding sequence ATGAGCCTCAATATTTTCTGGTTCCTGCCAACCCACGGCGACGGCCATTACCTTGGCACCGCCGAAGGCGCTCGCGCCGTTGACCACGGTTACCTGCAACAAATCGCTCAAGCGGCCGATCGCCTGGGGTTTGGCGGGGTGTTGATCCCCACCGGGCGCTCCTGCGAAGACTCGTGGCTGGTCGCCGCGTCGCTGATCCCGGTGACCCAGCGCCTGAAATTCCTTGTCGCGCTGCGCCCCGGGATCATTTCCCCGACGGTCGCCGCGCGTCAGGCCGCAACCCTGGATCGGCTGTCCGGCGGGCGGGCGTTGTTCAACCTGGTCACGGGCGGTGATCCGGACGAATTGGCTGGCGATGGCTTGTTTCTCAGCCACGAAGAGCGTTATCAGGCTTCGGTGGAATTCACCCGCATCTGGCGCCGCGTGCTCGAAGGCGAAACCGTCGATTACGATGGCCAGCACATCAGCGTGAAGGGCGCCAAACTGCTCTATCCGCCGATCCAGCAACCGCGTCCGCCGCTGTACTTCGGCGGCTCGTCGGAAGCGGCGCAGGACTTGGCCGCTGAACAAGTGGAAATGGTCCTGACCTGGGGCGAACCGCCAGCGGCGGTGGCCGAGAAGATTGCACAAGTGCGGGCGAAAGCGGCGAAGCTCGGGCGCACCGTGCGCTTCGGCATTCGTCTGCATGTGATCGTCCGCGAAACCAACGCGGAAGCGTGGGCCGCAGCGGATCGACTGATCTCGCACGTGGACGACGAAACCATCGCGCGCGCCCAGGCTTCACTGTCGCGTTTCGATTCGGTCGGCCAGCAACGCATGGCCGCGCTGCACGGTGGCAGTCGCGACAATCTGGAAGTCAGCCCCAGCCTCTGGGCCGGTGTCGGCCTGGTGCGTGGCGGTGCCGGCACGGCGCTGGTGGGTGACGGTCCGACCGTCGCGGCGCGGATGAAGGAATACGCCGACCTGGGCATCGACACGTTTATTTTCTCCGGTTATCCACACCTCGAAGAGGCCTACCGGGTCGCCGAATTGCTGTTCCCGCACATCGACGTCCAGCGCCCGGAACAACCGCAAGGGGCCAACTTCGTCAGCCCGTTCGGCGAGATGGTCGCCAACGACATTCTCCCCAAAGCCGCGTCCCAGAGCTGA
- a CDS encoding TetR/AcrR family transcriptional regulator has protein sequence MTRPAPIRKPRARSQARIDSILDAARTLLAAEGVASLSIYSVAERAEIPPSSVYHFFASVPALLEALTADVHGAFRACLQAPINHDELNGWRDLSQLVEQRMLDIYGEDAAARQLILAQHGLTEVTQADRQHDIELGDLMHKLFDHHFELPRLPSDVDVFALAMELGDRVYARSVQQHGQITPRMAEEGMRVFDAYLGLYLPPYLPKRTLSA, from the coding sequence ATGACGCGCCCCGCCCCTATTCGCAAACCCCGCGCACGCAGCCAGGCGCGGATCGATTCGATCCTCGATGCCGCCCGCACGCTGCTGGCCGCCGAGGGCGTGGCCAGCCTGTCGATCTACAGCGTCGCCGAGCGCGCGGAGATCCCGCCCTCCTCCGTCTATCACTTCTTCGCCAGCGTCCCGGCGCTGCTCGAAGCGCTGACCGCCGACGTCCACGGCGCATTCCGCGCCTGCCTGCAAGCGCCGATCAATCACGATGAGCTAAACGGTTGGCGCGACCTCTCGCAATTGGTCGAGCAACGCATGCTCGACATCTACGGCGAAGACGCCGCCGCGCGCCAACTGATCCTCGCGCAACACGGCTTGACCGAAGTCACCCAGGCCGACCGCCAGCACGACATCGAACTCGGCGACCTGATGCACAAGTTGTTCGACCATCACTTTGAATTGCCGCGCCTGCCGAGCGATGTCGACGTGTTTGCGTTGGCGATGGAATTGGGCGACCGCGTTTACGCGCGCTCAGTGCAGCAGCACGGGCAAATAACCCCGCGCATGGCCGAAGAAGGCATGCGGGTATTTGATGCCTATCTGGGACTGTATCTGCCGCCGTACCTGCCCAAGCGCACATTGTCGGCCTGA